Proteins encoded in a region of the uncultured Paludibaculum sp. genome:
- a CDS encoding glutamine-synthetase adenylyltransferase gives MHDALLAVEHDIPPDLRQGLEILLSQSADPQVAVRRLESFCAKYPSEFQQIAYTPFGLQALVAVFSASDFLSEELLQHPVWLLALLHAGWLHRGRTREEIDTELADWLCSGTSNAPALRMAEFRRKQILRILLRDVLGFGALPEITEELSNLADALLDVTYTRIRTELSQKYGRPCLAGGAECGYSIVALGKLGGRELNYSSDIDLMFIYEGHGQTDGAQPISNQEYFKKVSNQLTDLMGTYTAEGMIYRVDLRLRPDGRLGEVCLSLDAAKNYYETRARDWELQMLIKARVAAGEKEPGRQLLDWVQPKIYSTTLDFSHIESMSETRERLNEKLGARRRAAGIDVKLARGGIRDIEFLVQCLQRLHGGRESWVRNSSTLLALIRLRDKDLLSDSEYSRLASAYQYLRHLEHRLQCAADRQTHLLSEKLEEQALVARRMPPGLLGGQSTPEALLMTLNAHLEHVQEIYERVIHAQQTMYYTHTPAQAPPGGLSVDVQPEPAGPETAPSSNLIRFLDQKAPGFAVSVARARLGRSLTAFEHFLEKVIKRDDWLNALDGDPVLSGYLLDLFAHSPYFAEQLMRQPDYFEEIRAMRIRGRSTTAYAEILPMLEDAVEMRRFFLLQMFRLQVESICLQVPIFETLQRTSALADAAIAAAYRLAVVQTSASHPLATEGYVPKSQMMVIALGRLGMQEFDLASDADLLFVIPDADLPELHYWTRVAEKIVSILSSYTGDGTMFAVDTRLCPNGKGGALVQSESTYHEYFAKTAEAWEGVAYMKTRAVAGDVERATAFLADLQKVDWRRYGQSGRSKQQLRHMRMRIEKELSEENPLKTAVGGYYDIDFSLMYLRLRGAGMFFKVLNTPERIDVLEQMGHLDPNDAHFLKNAATFYRAVDHGLRLISGHTEGSLPNSEWQLQMLTKLVRRWVPEHLCDQPLGLELLQIQGRTRQYFERLFGESRA, from the coding sequence TTGCACGACGCTCTACTGGCTGTAGAACACGACATCCCCCCGGATTTGCGGCAAGGACTCGAAATCCTGTTGAGCCAATCGGCCGACCCACAGGTGGCGGTGCGCCGGCTTGAGTCCTTTTGCGCCAAGTACCCCAGCGAGTTCCAACAGATAGCCTACACGCCCTTCGGGCTGCAGGCGCTGGTGGCGGTCTTTTCCGCCAGTGATTTCCTGTCGGAGGAACTCCTGCAGCACCCTGTGTGGCTGCTCGCGCTGCTGCATGCCGGCTGGCTGCATCGTGGCCGCACCCGCGAGGAGATCGACACCGAACTGGCCGACTGGCTGTGCTCCGGCACGTCCAACGCGCCGGCGCTGCGCATGGCCGAGTTCCGACGCAAGCAGATCCTGCGTATCCTGCTGCGCGACGTCCTGGGCTTCGGAGCGCTGCCCGAGATCACCGAAGAGCTCTCCAACCTGGCCGACGCCCTGCTCGACGTCACCTACACCCGTATCCGCACGGAGCTCTCCCAGAAATACGGCCGCCCATGCCTGGCCGGCGGGGCCGAGTGCGGCTACTCCATCGTGGCGCTCGGCAAGCTCGGCGGCCGTGAACTGAACTACAGCTCCGACATCGACCTGATGTTCATCTATGAGGGACACGGGCAAACGGACGGCGCTCAGCCCATCAGCAACCAGGAGTACTTCAAGAAGGTCTCGAACCAGCTCACCGATTTGATGGGCACCTATACCGCCGAGGGCATGATCTACCGCGTGGACCTCCGCCTGCGCCCGGATGGCCGCCTGGGCGAGGTCTGCCTGTCGCTCGACGCCGCGAAGAACTACTACGAGACTCGCGCCCGCGACTGGGAACTGCAGATGCTCATCAAAGCTCGCGTCGCGGCCGGCGAGAAGGAGCCGGGGCGCCAACTCCTCGATTGGGTGCAGCCCAAAATCTACTCGACCACCCTCGACTTCTCCCACATCGAATCCATGTCGGAGACCCGCGAGCGTCTCAACGAGAAGCTCGGCGCACGCCGCCGTGCCGCGGGCATCGACGTCAAGCTCGCCCGGGGTGGCATCCGCGACATCGAGTTTCTCGTCCAGTGTCTTCAGCGCCTGCACGGCGGCCGTGAGAGCTGGGTCCGCAACTCCTCAACGCTGCTCGCCCTCATCCGCCTGCGCGACAAAGACCTCCTCTCCGATTCCGAGTACTCGCGCCTCGCCTCCGCTTACCAATACCTGCGGCACCTGGAGCACCGCCTGCAGTGCGCCGCGGACCGACAGACGCACCTGCTCTCCGAGAAGCTGGAGGAGCAGGCACTGGTTGCCCGCCGCATGCCACCAGGCCTGCTTGGCGGCCAAAGCACGCCCGAAGCGCTGCTGATGACGTTGAACGCCCATCTTGAGCACGTTCAGGAGATCTACGAACGCGTCATTCACGCCCAGCAGACGATGTACTACACGCACACGCCCGCGCAGGCTCCGCCCGGCGGCCTCAGCGTCGACGTGCAACCCGAGCCTGCCGGGCCGGAAACCGCTCCCTCCAGCAATCTCATCCGCTTTCTCGACCAGAAGGCGCCAGGCTTCGCGGTTTCCGTAGCCCGGGCCCGCCTGGGCCGTTCGCTCACCGCCTTTGAACACTTCCTCGAAAAGGTGATCAAGCGGGACGACTGGCTCAACGCCCTGGATGGCGACCCCGTCCTGAGCGGCTATCTGCTCGACCTGTTCGCGCACAGTCCTTACTTCGCCGAGCAGTTGATGCGGCAGCCGGACTACTTCGAAGAGATCCGGGCCATGCGCATACGGGGCCGGTCCACCACGGCCTACGCCGAGATCCTGCCGATGTTGGAAGACGCCGTGGAGATGCGGCGATTTTTCCTGCTTCAGATGTTCCGTCTGCAGGTGGAGAGTATTTGCCTGCAGGTGCCGATCTTCGAGACGCTGCAGCGTACGTCCGCGCTGGCCGATGCCGCCATCGCAGCGGCGTATCGTCTGGCCGTTGTGCAGACAAGCGCGTCGCATCCCCTGGCAACCGAAGGCTACGTGCCGAAGTCGCAGATGATGGTGATTGCCCTGGGCCGCCTCGGCATGCAGGAGTTCGACCTGGCCTCCGACGCGGACCTGTTGTTCGTCATCCCCGACGCGGACCTGCCGGAGTTGCACTACTGGACCAGAGTTGCCGAGAAGATCGTCAGCATCCTCTCTTCCTACACGGGCGACGGTACGATGTTTGCGGTCGACACCCGTCTCTGTCCGAACGGCAAGGGTGGCGCGCTGGTACAGAGCGAGAGCACCTACCATGAGTACTTCGCCAAAACGGCGGAAGCGTGGGAGGGCGTGGCCTACATGAAGACGCGCGCCGTGGCTGGCGATGTGGAGCGCGCGACCGCTTTCCTGGCCGATCTGCAAAAGGTGGACTGGCGCCGTTATGGGCAGAGCGGCCGATCGAAACAGCAGTTGCGGCACATGCGCATGCGCATCGAGAAGGAACTCAGCGAGGAGAATCCGCTCAAGACCGCTGTGGGCGGCTACTACGACATCGACTTCTCGTTGATGTACCTGCGCCTGCGCGGCGCGGGTATGTTTTTCAAGGTACTGAACACACCCGAGCGCATTGATGTGCTGGAGCAGATGGGCCATCTGGATCCAAACGACGCACACTTCCTGAAGAACGCGGCGACCTTCTATCGCGCGGTCGACCACGGGCTACGCCTGATCTCCGGGCACACGGAAGGCAGCCTGCCAAACTCGGAGTGGCAATTGCAGATGCTCACGAAACTGGTTCGCCGCTGGGTACCCGAGCATCTTTGCGACCAGCCACTGGGCCTGGAGTTGCTTCAAATCCAAGGACGAACCCGGCAGTACTTCGAGAGGCTCTTCGGAGAGAGCCGCGCGTAG
- a CDS encoding MOSC domain-containing protein, which produces MRGQIIQVSTSKGGVPKFAIPEAWAGPLGLEGDAHRNTQIHGGPRKAILLMAQEDLESLQAEGFPVSAGALGENLTVRGLDFRQLRAGQRFLAGDAILELTQLRQPCKTLDVYNSGDPGALQRAVYERGGEAGSPRWARCGFYASVVQPGRIQTGAIIALVDQKV; this is translated from the coding sequence ATGCGGGGCCAGATCATCCAAGTCAGCACGTCCAAAGGCGGCGTGCCCAAATTCGCCATTCCGGAAGCCTGGGCCGGTCCCCTCGGCCTCGAGGGCGATGCCCATCGCAACACACAGATTCACGGAGGCCCGCGCAAGGCGATTCTCCTGATGGCGCAGGAGGACCTTGAAAGCCTCCAGGCCGAAGGCTTCCCCGTTTCCGCTGGAGCGCTGGGTGAGAACCTCACCGTCCGAGGCCTCGATTTCCGCCAACTCCGTGCCGGACAGCGCTTTCTGGCGGGTGACGCCATTCTGGAACTCACCCAGCTCCGCCAGCCCTGCAAGACTCTGGACGTCTACAACAGCGGCGACCCGGGTGCGCTACAACGCGCCGTCTACGAGAGAGGCGGAGAGGCCGGCTCGCCCCGATGGGCGCGCTGCGGCTTCTATGCCAGCGTGGTCCAGCCGGGCAGAATCCAGACCGGGGCTATAATCGCACTAGTAGACCAAAAGGTCTAA
- a CDS encoding glutamine synthetase family protein: MSNPLQDFLSLSYAELEDLNLNAKEQRKNRVPADQIQEERLKYLTDEKRIKAVTVLFSDLEGRLHMLDYDKKFLVKSFDNLTFDGSSIRGFTAQRESDLRLGMDWSAFYWAPSDVFGSGKVLVFGEVIDKDGSFYSGDIRGVLKTFSNTQFQKNGYTLNAANEIEGFLFKGEDAERNYNETGKFEYVNTGGYYHSLPGDPLRQFIDTTAEVQRAMGFENEKDHPEVAPSQFEINYGYGEVVAAADQIQLYKLICRQVATKMGLSASFLPKPVVGVNGSGMHTNVSISKGGKNIFWDPKGEEKLSKFAWQFVDRILTHGNDICLALNASVNAYRRLDPHFEAPNQIKASAVDRGSMVRVPIGNERSSRVEVRSVGPDANPYLVMLSVFKTGLEGEIAKIKNLRQADRYLPDNIYDALANFKNAEWTSTLLGADVKSRYADLKQASADRCPRLLGTFVKPQEVQYHHEVYNQFLWNQF, translated from the coding sequence ATGTCTAACCCACTGCAAGACTTTTTGAGCCTTTCTTACGCAGAGCTCGAAGATCTGAATCTGAATGCCAAGGAGCAACGCAAGAATCGTGTCCCGGCTGATCAGATTCAGGAAGAGCGCCTGAAGTACCTTACCGACGAGAAGCGCATCAAGGCAGTCACTGTCCTGTTCAGCGACCTGGAAGGCCGCCTGCACATGCTCGACTATGACAAGAAGTTTCTTGTCAAGAGCTTCGATAACCTGACGTTCGATGGGTCCTCGATCCGGGGCTTCACCGCCCAGCGCGAGAGCGACCTGCGCCTCGGGATGGACTGGAGCGCTTTCTACTGGGCTCCCTCCGACGTGTTTGGCTCCGGCAAGGTGCTGGTTTTCGGTGAGGTCATCGACAAGGACGGCTCCTTCTATTCAGGTGATATCCGTGGCGTCCTGAAGACCTTCTCCAATACCCAGTTCCAGAAGAACGGCTACACGCTGAACGCCGCGAATGAAATCGAGGGATTCCTCTTCAAGGGTGAGGACGCCGAGCGGAACTACAACGAGACGGGCAAGTTCGAGTACGTCAACACCGGCGGCTACTATCATTCTCTGCCGGGCGATCCGCTGCGCCAGTTCATCGACACCACCGCTGAAGTGCAGCGCGCGATGGGTTTCGAAAACGAGAAGGACCACCCCGAAGTTGCGCCGTCGCAGTTCGAAATCAATTATGGCTACGGCGAAGTCGTTGCCGCGGCCGATCAGATTCAGCTCTACAAGCTGATCTGCCGTCAGGTCGCCACCAAGATGGGGTTGAGCGCCAGTTTCCTGCCCAAGCCGGTGGTGGGCGTCAACGGCAGTGGCATGCACACGAACGTGTCGATCAGCAAGGGCGGCAAGAACATCTTCTGGGATCCCAAGGGCGAAGAAAAGCTCAGCAAGTTTGCGTGGCAGTTCGTCGACCGCATCCTCACTCACGGCAACGACATTTGCCTGGCACTCAACGCCAGCGTCAATGCCTACCGCCGTCTCGACCCGCATTTCGAGGCTCCCAACCAGATCAAGGCTTCGGCCGTTGACCGCGGTTCCATGGTCCGTGTGCCCATCGGCAACGAGCGGAGTTCGCGCGTGGAAGTCCGCTCGGTCGGGCCCGACGCGAATCCCTATCTCGTCATGCTCTCGGTCTTCAAGACCGGCCTCGAGGGCGAAATCGCCAAAATCAAGAACCTCCGCCAGGCCGACCGCTACCTGCCGGACAACATTTACGACGCCCTGGCAAACTTCAAGAACGCCGAATGGACCAGCACGCTGCTGGGGGCCGATGTGAAGTCACGCTATGCGGACCTGAAGCAGGCTTCCGCCGATCGCTGCCCCAGGCTGTTGGGCACCTTCGTCAAGCCGCAGGAAGTTCAGTATCATCACGAAGTCTACAACCAGTTCCTCTGGAACCAGTTCTAG
- the glnA gene encoding type I glutamate--ammonia ligase: MTPNEVIEYAKQNGARQIDLRFTDLPGLAQHISYPISQLTEDSFEDGFGIDGSSIRGWAAINESDMLLIPDPATAYIDPFFETPTLCMIGDIQDPITRQRYDRDPRWIAKKAELYLKNSGVADTVYFGAEAEFFIFDNIRFDQNPHSGYYFIDAEEGRWNSGREANNLGYRPRYKEGYFPLPPTDHYQNLRAEMVETMLKVGLDIECHHHEVATAGQCEIDQRFDTMVKSADNMMLYKYCIRNVAYRHGKTVTFMPKPLFGDNGSGMHCHQSLWKGGQPLFAGDGYAGLSQLALWYIGGLLKHARALSAIIAPTTNSYKRLVPGYEAPVNLAYSRRNRSAAVRIPMYSSSPKAKRVEFRPPDPSANPYLAFAAMLMAGLDGIVNKIDPGESLDKDIYDLSPEELKAVPSMPASLDEALQCLEEDHSFLLKDDVFTEELLETWITYKQKNEADAVRLRPHPYEFALYYDI, translated from the coding sequence ATGACCCCCAATGAAGTAATCGAGTACGCAAAACAAAATGGTGCACGGCAGATCGACCTGCGGTTTACTGACCTGCCGGGCCTTGCTCAACACATCTCATACCCTATCTCACAGCTGACCGAGGACAGTTTTGAAGACGGCTTCGGCATCGACGGATCGAGCATCCGCGGCTGGGCGGCGATCAACGAAAGCGACATGCTTCTGATCCCCGATCCCGCAACGGCTTACATCGACCCGTTCTTCGAAACACCCACGTTGTGCATGATCGGCGACATCCAGGATCCCATCACGCGGCAGCGCTACGACCGCGACCCGCGCTGGATCGCCAAGAAAGCCGAACTCTACCTGAAGAACAGCGGCGTGGCCGACACCGTCTATTTCGGAGCCGAGGCCGAGTTCTTTATCTTCGACAACATCCGGTTCGACCAGAACCCGCATAGCGGTTACTACTTCATCGACGCCGAGGAGGGCCGCTGGAACTCGGGCCGCGAGGCCAACAACCTGGGCTACCGGCCTCGCTACAAGGAAGGCTACTTCCCGCTGCCGCCCACCGACCACTACCAAAACCTGCGGGCAGAGATGGTCGAAACCATGCTCAAGGTCGGCCTCGATATCGAATGCCACCACCATGAGGTCGCCACCGCCGGCCAATGCGAGATCGACCAGCGCTTCGACACGATGGTGAAATCGGCCGACAACATGATGCTGTATAAGTACTGCATCCGCAACGTGGCCTACCGTCACGGCAAGACGGTCACCTTCATGCCGAAGCCGCTGTTCGGCGACAACGGCAGCGGCATGCACTGCCACCAGAGCCTCTGGAAAGGCGGGCAGCCTCTGTTTGCAGGCGACGGCTACGCAGGTTTGAGCCAGCTCGCACTTTGGTACATCGGCGGCCTTTTGAAGCACGCCCGCGCTCTGTCGGCCATTATTGCGCCGACGACGAACTCCTACAAACGGCTGGTTCCGGGCTACGAGGCACCGGTCAACCTGGCCTACTCCCGGCGTAACCGCTCCGCCGCAGTCCGCATTCCGATGTACTCCTCCAGCCCCAAGGCCAAGCGCGTGGAGTTCCGTCCGCCCGATCCGTCGGCCAACCCCTACCTCGCCTTCGCCGCGATGCTGATGGCCGGCCTGGACGGAATCGTCAACAAAATCGACCCTGGCGAGTCGCTTGACAAGGACATCTACGATCTCTCGCCCGAAGAGCTCAAGGCGGTACCCTCGATGCCCGCATCGTTGGACGAGGCTCTGCAGTGCCTGGAAGAGGATCACAGCTTCCTGCTGAAGGACGATGTCTTCACGGAAGAACTGCTGGAGACATGGATCACGTACAAACAGAAGAATGAGGCTGATGCCGTCCGGCTGCGGCCCCACCCTTACGAGTTCGCGCTCTACTACGACATCTAG